The Setaria viridis chromosome 2, Setaria_viridis_v4.0, whole genome shotgun sequence DNA window TATGTCCAAGTCAATGATGTTCTCTCTTTTAATCTGAGCATATGTCCATGCCAATGCTGATGCTTGTTTTAATCTGAGCACTTGTTCAATGCCAATGATGTTGTCTCATTATACCTTTAAATCTAAGCATGTGTTAAATGGCAATGATGTTTGTTACCATTTTGCTGCTTTGTTAGTCATGGTAATTGTCTTGCTTGCTTAGATGGCTTTGGAGGACCAGCAACGCTTGCTGATTGCCCGAGCTGCTGCTCTTATCACGGCTATGTATGCATTCTTGTTTAGCAGGATAAGAATGCAACATAGTTCAAGGCCACAGATCAGTTATGGCCCTTTGAGCACCATGGATGAGGAACACCAAAAGAACCTGGACAAAATTTACAATTGTAATGATATAGAGTGTGTTGCTATGCTTCGCATGAGAAAAGCACCTTTTTTGCACTATGCAACTTGCTTAGGGAAAGGAATTTGCTGACAGATAGCCTTCATAGTTGTgttgaagagcaactagcaatGTTTCTACATATTGTCAGCCACAACCAACGCTTTAGAGTTATTCACCAACATTGGAGAAGGTCAATAGAAACAGTGCATAGATATTTCAAGGAGGTCTTGTATGCTATTGGGGAACTTAGGCAAGAAATGATTAGAGCTCCATCTAATGAGACACCAGTTAAGATAAGCAATAGCCcaagatggtacccatatttcaaggtaaTAAATTTGTCATGTAGTTTGTAGGTTATTGCTGCATACTTGGGTGCATATCATGTAACAAGCATGTATTGGGTTTTCATGTAGGACTGTGTTGGGGCAATAGATGGGACTCATGTATATGCTAGAGTGCCAGCCAAGATGCAAGCAGCATTTAGGGGAAGGAAGCACTACCCCAAAATGTTCTTGCTGTTGTTGACTTTGATCTGAAATTTACTTATGTCTTAGCTGGTTGGGAAGGGTCTGCTCATGATGCTACTGTTCTTCCTGATGCACTAGAGAGGGAGGATGGGTTAAGGGTTCCACCAGGTAATTAGCTGAATTGGGTACCTAAATAAAAATTGTAACTTCATAACAATGGACTTAATGCATTTCTGTACTTGTTATAGGAAAATTCTACTTagtagatgctggatatgctTGTCGTCCTGGATTCCTTCCTCCTTACCGTGGCACTAGGTACCATCTGAAACAGTATGGTGGTAGGAACTACCCAACCAACCCAAGGGAGTTGTTTAATTTGAGGCATTCAAGTCTAAGAGTTTCTGTTGAAAGGGATTTTGGTGTGTTGAAGAACCGTTTTCGCATCATTGATAATAAACCATTTCATCCCTACAAGACACAAGTGAAGTTAGTACTTGCTTGTTGCATATTGCACAATTGGATACTTGGGCATGGGGTTGATGAGGTAGTTCCTGCTGAGTTCTCATGGGTGCCCAACAATAATGCAAGTCCTAGACATGGGGTCCAGATGGATGACAATGCTGTTTGGGATCAAAGTAGGGATGAATGGGCTAATCACATGTGGTCCAATAGGGGCAACTCTCACATCTAAGATGTATCTGTTTTGTATTCTATCTATGTTGAACACTATTGTTTATTTGTGTTCTGAGGCATTGAACAATTGCAATGATGATTTTACTTATTTCATTACACAATATAGCAAAGGCATTGGACATGTGCAATGATGTTACACCAATTTTGATACTACACTAGACCTGAGGCTTGAGACATTTGCAGTGATGATTTTATTTTCCCTGATACTTCTTTAGAACTGAGGCATGACACATGTGTAGTGATGCATTTTTATTCCTATTTTCCTCTTGAGTGCAATGCATATTGATGACATAGGCCAGATGACACATGCAATGATGTTTCACCAACTATGTTGTTCCTATTTCTGAGTGGGGGTGTGGCAACTGGAAATAGGAATGGCTGAGGAGATGAATGCTGACatccttgctgctgatgaacttGTGTTCCCTGGTGGGGCTGTTGGGGCTGATGGGGATGATGGGCCTGTTGAGGCTGATGGGGCTGTTGGGGTTGTTCCTGGTGGTGCTCAGCAGAGACCTGCTATGAGGTGGACAGATGTGATGTCTGGATTTATTCTTCGCCGCATGTGCCAGCTGATTTCAACCGGTGTCAGGACTGATAAAGGTTTCAAAGAAGTCCATCTCAACCAGGTTGCCAAGGCTCTGCATGAGTTTAGTGGCAATGAAGTCACTGGCACACAGGTGTATAACCACTTGAGGAagtggaggcagaggtgggTTAAAATCTCAAAGCTGAGAGAGCTGAGTGGAGCTTTGTGGGATGGGGACAATTCCATGATTGTACTTGAGGAGGAGCACTACAATGGCCACATCAAGGTATGTACTAATGTTGCTATTTTCTTTCTTCAATGTTCAGCAGTTAAAGTATCTAACTTAAGTTGTTGTAATGGCAGGCACACCCCAAAGATGCTGAGTACCTGAACAAGCCAATTCATCACTACCAGGAGATGATGGTCATCTTTGGTAATGGTCAGGCAACAGGCAAGTATGCTATGGGGTCAAATGAGGCTCTTAGTAGTCCTTCTGACTTTGCTGAGAGCCCAATGAAGCATGAACTGCTTGAGGAGCTTAAGAGTGGCAAGACTGAGGCAGCTTATGTTTCCAAGTCAGAACCACCTTttggaagaaagagaaagaggtcCATGCTGTCAGATGAGGATGTCCTTGTGTTCACTTGCATGACTGATGCAGTGAACAATGTTGCAGATGCTATACGTTCTACCAAGGTTGAGGATTCCCACCCTGACTTGTATGGTGCACTGATGTACATGCCAGGGTTCAGTGAGGAAGCTCTAATAATTGCATATGGTCACCTGCTTGACAATAAGGCCTAGGGATCTGCTTTTGTGAAGATGTCTGACTCACACCGTGTTCTTTGGCTGAGTACCTACTTGGCCAAAAACTACTACATGTGAGGGCCTAGGCATGGCGGTTGAGCTAGTCTAGTTGTGTAGTGATACTCTTTTGGATGATCTGGTGCAGTTGTGGCTTCTTTTGTGCATACCTGTTGGCTGATctggtggtcttttgtgcagctgACATGACCCTGCATTCTTTTGGACAGTTGACTTGATCCTGTCTCCTAACTATATGGCTAACTGTAGCATATAGTTGCCTGACTTAGATTGGCCTACTATGAAGTCATGTTATTATGTCTGAGTGAGATATTAAACTGAGCATGTGTCTATTGTGCCTATTGTGTCTGTCTAAGCACATGTACATGCCAATGATGAtatgcttcttcttcttgattcctTGCTATTAAtatgcttcttcttcttgattcctTGCTATTGAtatgcttcttcttcttgattcctTGCTCATGATATGCTTTTAGTTCCTGATTCCTTGCTCATGATATGCTTTTAGTTCCTGATTCCTTGCTCATGATATGCTTTTAGTTCCTGATTCCTTGCTCATAATATGCTTCCTGTCTGATTCATATGTTGCCTGTTCCTGATACTATCTATTCATGGTTCCTGCTCTCTGATTCTGGTCTGTTCCTGATCCTTTCTGTCTGTCTGAGCACATGTTCCTGATATACTTTTTAACATTGATATCATAcgcatgtgttgacgctagattttgacacatatggaatcggcgtcaagaagggaaagaatcagctgatgcggcgaggcacggaggtcacgattgggaattggccgattggttctacagttggagatcggtcgattggtgctgcagtattttggcggatggagttggtggagatcagccgattgggaggctggagcagttgggccaatatgggcctgAAGTGgactatgaagataaaaaggagattggcccatgggagcgcaatgaccaactccgatacgagttatgcttgtaaatatttgttttcgtttaagtttagagatagagtcctaatCGGTTAAgggattggttgtaacaggctataaatagccatcttcagagatctgtaatcatcaatcaaatcaatacaacaacctactatttactcgcactttactttcaggcgacttcgccagtacttttctttcacgagttcgtgcgggttgacggggctgcatcagcttgatctctggccgattctgtaagttctgtttatcgagtaatatctaagctttaacttcggacgcatcgctgtcgtttcgtttagatttattcaccagttatcgatattcactagaattctaggttttacctgttgttctagttttatcaccagttatccagcttggaattaggaCTTTCGGCTTACTTATATCTTGTTGCTTAATCTAttactttttgcatagccgattaagatCTGTCCCTAgcgttgctactgtagcgttgtttagtttactctagcagtGTTCTCCACCAACGTTAtctggtaatcggctgtattatagccgatttctttattacatcaaatcggccgattcgctgataagctacctcgagatcggaaccttagccaatcgcaacctctgggatctgacacgtttcttccttgccaatcaacaggtcagattggctggcacgccgcgcaaaccgcaccagggcgatcacctgaacaggagttaagcagattctcccgggtcgtgtgtccgacgctagagattcaatcggctggtttctagcgccaacacacttttggcacgcccggtggaaCCAATACAACCactaccatgtcgaaagctaccgaaatctctgaagacaacgtcatcaaggtgacagaagcagacctcaaggacaaccagaaggaagagttaGAGAAGCAGAtagcatactaccggaagacgtgcttacaatccttcagtcgtaccaggagcgggaaAACTGTCaggaaagctccttttccaactccccgccaaatcacaatcgtcgaggactcgggcaagatgtccgagatggttcaacagtccatctatcaagctttcatcgatcaatccccggtgataactaatacggtatacaatgtcgtcatcagctccttggccaacggcgtgtccCAAGGATACCAGGGGTCGGCGTACGCCCCACCTATCACAGCCCCGGTCAGGAGTTCTCCAAGTATAcactactcggctcctcagccgacccAAGCTCAAACTGGGGGTACCAGCGCCCCTTCGTCGTCAATGCATCTGGGGCATAACGGTGCACCATATCTCCAGCCACATGCGCCACCCCAAtccattcagttgtcctccgcgcaATTGTCTTCTctgaattcagtgccttggggggcaccatcggcgatggccgtccaagatcaatcggctagctatggaagctctccgatccaggcacctttccaatcggccgtaCGGCCGATGATTCCACAATATCAACTAGCCGCGCCGGAGatgggcaggggggcagaaacaATGGAAGCACTTCGGAGCGCTGCGCCGattgtactatatgatgaaacagcCGGTTCACTGAAACAGCCGATGCTGACTGCACAGCCGACCGCGTCACCCTAGGCGCCGCATGCCTTCATCCACCACCCTGTCATCCCACCGccgatctaccaacacgtgccgattccccagccgatagttcatcaacaacaagcagactggacggcacggaTACCAgaagtgattcaagagcaattcagTTTAAAgccaaaggtgcaaacctacacatacagaacgCCGTACCCGCCTACCTACGACttgctgccgtttccccatcggtacaaagttcctgatttcaccaagttttcggggcttgatGATACCTCAGTTGTGGAACacgtaaatagatt harbors:
- the LOC117844315 gene encoding uncharacterized protein, whose translation is MAEEMNADILAADELVFPGGAVGADGDDGPVEADGAVGVVPGGAQQRPAMRWTDVMSGFILRRMCQLISTGVRTDKGFKEVHLNQVAKALHEFSGNEVTGTQVYNHLRKWRQRWVKISKLRELSGALWDGDNSMIVLEEEHYNGHIKAHPKDAEYLNKPIHHYQEMMVIFGNGQATGKYAMGSNEALSSPSDFAESPMKHELLEELKSGKTEAAYVSKSEPPFGRKRKRSMLSDEDVLVFTCMTDAVNNVADAIRSTKVEDSHPDLYGALMYMPGFSEEALIIAYGHLLDNKA